GGAGTTTGTCAATGAGCATACGAAGCTCAAGTCTTCAGCATTCCCACTTCCCAGCTGGTTATCAAAGATGGCAAAATACCAAAGCCAAGGCATATTTTTGAAAGAAGGCACTTTCCCCGAAAGCTTGTTCGCTCCGGATTGAATAACCTCTAGCTTTGTCCAATTGGACACCGAGGGAGGAATCGGTCCCTCAAGTTGGTTCTTGGCAATGCTGAAAATTTGAAGATTTGGGAGCGTCAAACCTAAGCCTGCAGGAAGACTCCCTTGTATCCGGTTGTCTAAAACGCCGAACCGGGTCAGAGAGGAGAGATTGAGCAATGAAGGCGGAATTGTACCGGAGAATCTGTTTCCCGAGACAGTGATAGTATGTAAACTTGTCGGGCGGCGCAACCGCCCCACTTGCGGAGGGATTTCACGAACGAGCCTATTATTCTGGAGATGAATTTCACTCAAGAAGCTTAGGTTTCCGATGTGAGGAGAGATGGGCCCCAAGAGTCCTAGCGATGTCAAGTTCAGGATCGTGACCCTCGGGTGTCTCGGGCCGCATGTGACACCGTGCCAATGGCAAAACCCGATGGTGTCATTCCACGAGGCAAGCGCCCCGTAAGGGTCTTTGACTGCGGCCTTAAATGCGAGCAGCGCGAGTTTGTCGGTTTCATTTGTGGCGGAGGAGGCTTGGACAAAGCACGGTGCAAGAGCGAGAGACGAGAGAAGGAAGCGGCAAGCCGGTGCCAGATATCGCGCAAAACCGAAGTGCCCAAGTTCCATAGCTCGAGCAGAAATTGGTAGAAATGAAAGGAGGGAGGGAGCTCAAGACTTTAAGAGGAAACTGTGAAGGGCCTTTCTGGTTTTCCTTTCCCACGTTGGAGACAAGCCCAAACGACAACTAATTGAGTTGTTGTCTCGTGCATCCAAGTTGCACTACTTGCTCCTCCAAACCGTCCCAAGCAAAACGAATCTTGACTCGGATCGTGATTGGGAACCGAGTGAAGGCGGCCTACCCAATAATTCACTCTCATCTCTTTCCATCCACATTGGAAAAAGACTTATGACAGGCTATGTGTTGCATCCGGAGCTGCTGGATGACCGTTGATGCATGTACCTGATATTTTCTTGTAGGCAAAGCGTTGCGCGGCCTCACACGGTACTAATCGTGTTAAGcttatcatcaattttttttcacattttctttttcctttttgtgtttgTTATTTGTCAGCCATAAATTTGTGGCCGGCATTTGACCGTCCACCGTCAAATGATAGCAGACGGTTAGGCTAacaagcccctctctctctctctcttaagcgGACCTCGTAGTCTCTCCCGTAAGCAAACCCGGCAGACCTTGACACTTCCATTCTTTTCATCTACGTTGGCAAAGACTTTTGATTTGACAAGCTATGCATGCATCCAAAGTCAATTGGACCATCCTAGCTGTCATGTCCCATAATTTGTCGACGCTCGCATGATTCCGTGAAAAACTCCTCCGTCCTCTATTTTGCGCATTTCGTTTTCCGTTTTCTccgtttttcttttagtttttgaattttggaaataaCGCTGGTCCTGTTTCATATTTCCTGTAACTTTTTCTCTGTGCGCCACGTGGGATACCACAGCGGCACTTCCCGACGACGTCAAAGCCTCGCTTTACATTTTCGTTCAGATTTTAACGGAACggaacaatgaaaaataaatgattcaagaACCAGATTGGCCAAAACACGAATTCAGGCTTGTCGTTGCACAAATTGAAGCCTTTGCATTAGCAAAATTGATATAAGTAGTAAGCCTTCGAAAGAGCAGTGTCGGGGAATTCACACTTACACCCTTAGGGAAATCCAATACGTAGAAGTTACATTATCGAGATGTGAGACTGGTTATACTGAGCCATGCTTAGATAACACCTGTTATGCGCATCGAGTGTCGACACATATCGTTTTAACCGCCACATACCAAAAGGCTTAACTTGAAATCTATACATCCTTATTCACCCCGTTCAAATATGCCTGGAGTTTGAGTTCGTGAAGGTGGTCGACTTTTGATTATCTTTTGCGATGGGACAAATATGAATCTTCTAAAGGTTTATTTCTATATTCTCCTTAATTGACGTTTTCCAGTCAAAGTCTGATTATGTGCTAGAGTCGTCGAggtaataaaaggaaaagggaaagtcCAAACTTAGACTTGTTGACCGAATCAATCTCCCACTCACATGAGAGCTCGGTTTCATGCATGCTCTCCCTTAATTCGGGTGTCCTTTTTGTTAGGTATGCTCTCCCCTTGATTTAGGTATCATTTATGTCAACTTGAATTTCCATTAATGCTTAACTTCATACGTGGTCTCTTTTTCCAGACAAAACCATAAAATCTGACATTGGGCACGTGTTGCTACACCATAATGCACCCCAAATTCGAGTctgttaatatatccaagttagaCCCACTTTTACTCAAAAGCTCAATCCAATAAATTATCGGataacttggatatattaattactcAACACCACAATATTTCTCCAACgtaagacttctctaacacaactcacatataTATCTTGACACACCCACCTTAGTAACAATGTTGCCCGTATCCGCTGGAACTTGTAGCTCTAGGATCGTAGAGCAGTCCCCGATATCCATTTATTTTGCTCTAGAATTAAGCGATGGTAAGCCACTATTCCTAGTCAAGCTGCAGAATCCAAGCTGTCCTCTGAATCCGATTCCCAACAGCTAGTTGATTGGAATTCGTCTTAAGGAGCATCATACaagtaaaatgacaaaaaggagcaaggtaatttgatttggatttatTTTAAAACACTATAACACCAAAACAGGGGGCCTAGCAAATTGACAGTGCTCAAGAATGTGTGCGCATCGCAGGGCTTATGCTTAATTCGAAATATGTACAGAATCGGATGGCAAATGATAATCAACTATCATCTTTAAACAAAGATCTtcagttatatatattttacatgTACATTTGCCTTTGTgcggttagagagagagagagagagagagagagagagagtaatttgGTCAAAAGATGTGCTTTAACTAAAATTGGTGTGGAAATAACGTCACCCTCGCTGTTATTTACTAAAATAAGATATATGATTTTAATTGTTTCATTAAAACATCTTATTGTTGTGAATTTTGGACTGACTCGCGCTTTTTCTACTCCCATTATGACTTTGATACTCTTGATTGTATATGTTTTGACCATCTTATTATTTGTATGGCCATCACTTCTGGTACAACTTTatatacttcattttttatttattgttttgtcaactcttttattttcttttttctttttccccttacgggtcccactttcctcctttttccacGCCtcccacttctttttttttcttcttccaaaaaCCCCGATGTCTCCTGTTTATAATCTATTATGGCAATGGAGCTGCTAAAGTGATATTTTGATAGtactgtcaattatttctgaccattCGATCTCCCATTCAAGTTTTATGCAAAGCATATGGTGATGGTGGGTGAATCTATCGTTGAAATTGCATTCTGttattagtcaaattaagaCAACAGATGGAGATGTTTCTGCTGAGATTCCAGGCAAGGGCTGCAGCATCACTGAAGTAGCTGAAACCTCTCTGAAACAGGATAATAGCCATGATATTAGCTTTTTCAAGACTGGAAGCAGCCAGAAAGATCGTCTTACAATGTGGAATGAAAGGAAGCCGATATCTGTAGAAGAGAGACTCAATTTTGAAGGGCCTGCCATCCAAGACCAAACCAAAGAAAACTTGGTTTACAACTCATCCCTTTCAACTTCGAATCTCAAAGAGTCATCTACAGTGGGAAATAAGGATGACAACATGGAGGGAATGAAGTCTGGAAAGTTGCTAACAGAGGATCGAGGATTAAGACTAAAGGAAAGTGAGAAATGTTATTCTCTGGTAATCTCAGATGCAGGGATGAATGATGGGAATCCAGAGGGTAGTGATAATGCCCAGGTTGAGGAAGCTCAGACAAATCATGATGTGAGACTTGCAACTGAGTTTTCGATAGCTGAGAAACTTCAAGGTTTAGATGAAATGGTTTTGCGAAAATGTGGGACCATTCCCAGGGTTGTCTAGTGTGCTTTCTGCCAGTCATCAGAATGCTCAGAGGTCCATTTGCTTTATTTCCATGCAACTTTTATCTTCTGGGTTTGATCCGGAATGCAATGCTTTAGACTCAGAAGCTAAATGCTACATATGCAATTTATGATGGCAGGCTTCAGGAGAGATGGTCCACTACAGTAATGGTGAGCCTGTCCCTGCAGATTACAATGGAGGATCTAGGATCATACATTCACACAAGAATTGCACTGAATGGTAAGAAACACTTGAAATATGACAAAAATACAACCAGTTTACATTTATATATCCAGCCAAATAATCTGGTTAATGTAATCAGAGGAATTTCTTGATGGTGATCATATCATATTTTTCTGCATCCTTCCACCTTTAAATTATACTAGAACAGTGGCTGCAGAAGCTTCAAACTTCATAATTGTGATTGTCTAATGTCAAAGGCTCCTGTTACTTTTGATATGGCTGAGCCTAACAAGGCTAAACTCTACATGTGCAGGGCTCCTAACGTCTATTTTGTGGATCGTCAAGCTATTAATCTTGAAGCTGAAGTAGTCAGGAGTCGAAGAATAAAATGCTGTTGTTGTGGAATCAAAGGGGCAGCTCTTGGATGCTATGAGAAAAGTTGTCGCAAGAGTTTTCGTGTTACTTGTGCCATGAAGATCCCGCAATGTAGATGGGCTACAGTAAGTTTCATGGATGCACTCATAAGTCGTATACAACATTTGGCCGGCCACATCTTCTTCGTTAacacattttttctttaaattctcaTTGGAACAGGTTAATTTTGTTCTATTGTGCCCGCTTCACTTTTCTTCTAAATTGCCTATTGAAATTCCCAGACCTCGAGAGATACAGAGTTCTTCAAAAGAAGAGTATGTTTACAAATTTCATTTACTGAATTTTGATAAACATTAAGAGCCTGATGAGATTGCTTACACATAAGTTTTACAGGCGATCACAATTCattgatgatgaaaatgatgagaaGCATCAGCATGGTGCAAGCTCGATGCGGATGTATTGTGGATCTCACAACAAAATAGTTCTGTGTTGTTCAGCTTTAACAGAAGCTGAGAgggtaaaaattaaattatgaaGTAGAGTCTGTTGATGTTTGGATATATCATTCAGTATTATTGAAAGGATTGAGTGCATGAATCTCAGGATATGGTTTCTCAATTTGGGAAGGCATCCAGAGCAAAAGTAGTGCAAAAATGGAATCCAACTGTGACTCATGTGATTGCATCAACAGATGAAAATGGAGCTTGCAAAAGGACATTCAAAGTTTTGATGGGTATCCTGGAGGGCAAGTGGATACTGAGCGTTGAATGTGAGTACAGAGCTGTAAACATCAGATACAGTAGTCAAATCCTAGTAAATTGGTCCATGGGGTGTTTATGTTGCTAAGGCGAGTGTCTTTTGGGTGCTTGTGCCCAGGGATAAAAGCTTGCATGGAAGCAATGGAACATCTCAATGAGGAGAGATATGAAATCAATGTCGACATTCATGGAATGAGGAACGGTCCTCAACTTGGAAGACAAAGAGTCATTAACATGATTGGTATCTATTTCTTTCACTCAACTGCATCGTCTATTTGAATATTGTTGGTTATTTAACATTCTCAGACCTCAGTATACAATTTTTGTTGTCTCTACAACTGATGTGCCCCTCAAATATATGGGAGTACTTCATCTGAAGAAAATCTGGCATTCTATAGTAAGAGTGCTTGCATGTGCTGTATTGCAATCTGACTGAACTAGCTGCCATGTAGACTGTCATGGCAGCATATCTGCGCCTCAAGCAGGTTCCATGCATAGCAGTATTGAAGGGCTTCACACATTTCTCTTGCAGAGAGTCATTTAACTGAAAAGTCAATTTGCTTGAAGTTCTGTCATCCAATCTGATAGACCAAATCAGCATCCACATGACTTTCTCTCTTAATATGACCGTTCTAGGCATGCTAATGCTATGCTATGGAATTTGCAAACAGCATCTTATCGTTCATGTGGGCATCTTACCGTTCATGCGGTTTGGACTTGCATCTAATATTGGTTGGTGTTTCCTCTTGTGCAGCAACCAAAACTATTTGACGGGCTTAAGTTCTATTTCATGGGGGATTTCGATACTTCACTCAAAGGACACTTCCAAGATCTTCTTGTTGCTGCCGGAGGCACTGTGCTTCACAGAAAGCCCATTCCTTGCGATGAGCTAGCCCCCTTTCCTGCATCCATTCCTTCAACCTTCATAATATATAGCCTTGAGATGCCAGAAAATTGCAGTCTAAGCAGGGATATGATCATCAAGCGCAGGCTGTCTGGTGCAGAAGCTCTCGCTAGATCAACAGGAGCAAAAGTGGCTAGCAACTCATGGCTTTTGGATTCTATTGCATCCTGCAAGTTAGAATGATGAAAATGTTCCTCGTTTGTTATTTAAGGAGCTCTGCCAATCCTCATGGCTCTTTCTTTTCATCATAAAGGACAAAGTGAATGGATCTGGGCTCTTTTGAATAATTGCTTTTCAAAATGAAACTTCCATGTTTTTCGTTATTGATATGATATAGACAAGcacttttttatctttttatactCTCTAACTTGGTAAAAAATTGCAATTCCCTTTGGTTATCTAAGCTTCTTGTAAAGTACTGCTCGCTAAACTATGTGAatttgtttgaccaaaaaaaaaaaaaaaaactaggtgAATTTGCAAAAACCCTTCTCTTGGGGTATCTCTTAACTTCCTGTAAAGCAATGCTTTCAGCAGGATATCTATCCAGTCTGTCAAAGAAGTACAGATTCATGTGGATGGGAAGTTTTCTCCGCTGGttgtagacgtggccggtttgTCCGAACTGCCAGTCCGGTTCCTAGAAAAGGTTCTggttccgggctggttccagttccggttcggaaccgccggttcctaggcccaatggctctttcccccccccccccctccccttttttttttttataagggtCGGAACAGGTGGTTCCGGGTCCctggttccatttggccatgtctagttggTCGCGACTTGGTTTGCTAGAATTTCTATCTGGTGTAGTACTACCTCAGGTTAGTACTGATATTTGGCCTGACAAGAGGATTTCCATGCATCCTTAACCCAAACAGAGAAACAGAGAGCCTCTGCTGGTTTAATTCCTGGTCTAGTTCTACAGTGTCTCGGTTGAATAATCAGGATTCAGGATACTTGTCCTCGGGACATTCAGCTTTGCTGCACATCCTTTCTGGGAAAGAGTTCAACCACCTAATGCAGGGCAGGACTTCCTGAACCACCTTATTTAAACTCGTTATTTGACTTTGTTCTATGATTTGGGAGATATTTTTACTGATTACTTGATCGATTTGATCATTGAATGTTTGCCTATTTAGCGCTTCCTAAATGCCCCATTTGACTTCAAATTATAAAGCTCCAAAAATCACTATATTACCGATCAATCCTAATTATTCATTTGTAGATAGTCCTAAAGAACTTTTAACACATAGTTGTTAATACAGGCCGATAAATTGAAGTTTCGATACATATCTGGCATGAAATTCTAGCTGACTATATGgataactttttttattaacctgtaattgtttttctaaaatttgctcattctattttgtatttttaaatttgtaattctaccaatttttcaaatgagcacGAGATATTCTCTCATTGCGGAGTATGAAATGTTGGAAAGATGCATTTTATCGCCGAGCTCATCACCATCGATATTTCTAATTTCAGTACTAGAATGCATAGTTGCACAAACCTATGTTTCTCGTCAAGAGAGTACGCTAAACATCCCTATACTCAAAATTTAGGCAGTATTTTATATGACATGTGTTTTAAAAATAGCCTCtttgagaatcagaatcatttacttACCAAATAAGTATCATaaaatcagaatcgttgccaaatATATTCTTATATTCCCACGCACAgaccaaaatataaaaaaaaaaatgaaaaaaaccgTGGCATTGAATTTCTGAGTTTAATTTCACCGAAATAACACGTGTGTTTGAGATAGTGCCAATAATTAGTATTTTTCTACATTGCATGAACTAACGATACTGTACAAAATAAGGTGTTTGAATTTCAGAGAGACATATCTCTACGCATTAAATGGCAgtctagattttacatattttttgaATCTATACATTTGTTATGATCAATAGTGCATAAAAAGACACCTTCCTTCAAGATTGGATAGGTAGCATGTGTTTTTTTGAATAGTATGTTCGGAGTTGGACAATGACGGTCGACTAGCTCAGCTAGTTCGCGACAGGGCTCGCGGTGTTTTGTGGCAAGACACACAGCAGCAAGCTCACGGGGTTATCATGGCTGAACAACGACGAGACCGCGGCAACTCACGGTGGGGCTGTCAATCTGCTACGAATAGCAGCCCGCGGTTCGGTGATGGCTCGGCAACTCTTGAGTTCACGTGATTGATCTACAAAACAAGAGCACGCGTGACGTTGGTGGAGGGTGGCGACTGCTGTGGCTGCAATCGACGACGTCAGATGGAGCTGCAGATTGCGGCGGACAGCGATTTCTCAATGGCTAGTAGCGCTTGGTAGGGACGGAGACTCGACCTGtcgggttcttttttctaacTAATTAAGCTTTAATTAAAGGCCTCTTTTCCCTACATTAACATTAACATCAATattaacatcacctttatcccaagcTAGTTGAAATCGGCGGTCAAAGGCCCCTTTTCCTTACTTGGAGTTTAATGGGTTGAATCAAGCTCTAGTTAGGCCCTGATAGCCTTATGAATTTCGACAACCCCCCCCGGCTGGCTGAATTCTATTTTGGATTTCGGCCTGGTCCGCGCATTGAGTTTGGGTTCGTTCTAGTCACCGGTCCGATTAAAATGTAGGAATACATGTATGTATAAATTAAACTAAAcgatatgaaaaatgatttaaatatttttgctagggactatagttagtccctaattttttatgcaataaatgactaaaagaATTGCCAAAACTTAAGTGTTAACATTTAGGAACATAGAGCAATTCCCGACATCCTAGTATTTCGTGCAACAATTCAGCAACAGAGAGCCTTTCCTAGTCAAGCTGCACAAACCAAGATTTCCTTTTGAATCAAATTTCCAATAGCTAAGGGTCTGTTTGGTAATTGGAAACATTTTTGATTCTgtgtttttctattcttttgttcccggaatagaaaaaaaaaacataaacaccCGTTTGTGTACGTGCCGATAGAGGAAAAGCAGGTCGTGACAAGACattcattgattttttgttcccgggaacaaaaataagaagtaaaagaaagtaACTTCTTTGCTCccggaaacaaaaaagaaaaataatgtcattttagaaaaacaagctcAATATAACTTAATGCTCGTCTTTACAATCACAAGTCCATCGCCGGTTATTGTCGGTCACCGATCGCCATTGCCGCCCATGGTCGCCGCCGTTGTAGCTTGCCGGTCCTCGCCGCCTCCAatggttttttttataattaaatataaaaagttgagaatataaatttttagggtcgtaccaaacacatttatgtttcttttctattttgggaataaaaatgTTATGCAGTTACCGAACACGTTCTTCTGCTCAGAAACAGTTCCCcaggacaaaaatgaaaaaaagatcatttctACTTAGAAATTATTTCCCGGAACAGAAACATTACCACACGAACCCTAATTGATAGCAATTCGTGCTAgaaaccataaaaaaagaaaaaaaagaagcagtAGCAGCAAGCCAATTTATTTCGGATTCATTTTAGTATACTGCAACACCGGAACAAAGTTTTAGTAAACTTACAAGACTCAAGAATGTGCATGCACATTACGGACATTACGTGCCTTATGCTAGCTTAAAACATGCACAGATGCGGATGGTGAAAGATAACAACCGTCATCTTTAAGGAAAGATCTTCAGTTATGCATTTTACCCGCACGTTTGCGTTTGCATAAGCAATACTGAATGTAGAGCGACAAGAGAAGAGACAAACTCTAATAAAATTTATGCTATAGAGTATAGACCCGTTGTTTCATTGTTGTCGGTGTTAACCCCGTGCAAAGAGTTTCTCTCTGATCTTTTGCAGCTGATTTGCAGCTCCGCTGATGCTCATCCGCCTTCCAGGCACTTCATTGGAGCAAACGACTCCAATGTTGTATACTGTAACCAAGCACTCTTGAAATATGCCGTCGCTTTCAGAGAGCCAACGCCGAGGACCGTTGGGGCTTGAatgattctctctttcttggagCAGAATGTGATTCGTAATTTCCAGCACTCGTTCGTGCAAAGCTTCTGCCACAAAGCTATGAAGAGTCAAATCATCTCTGAAGGTGTCATCGGTGGGACTCAACCCCGTGAACATCTCCAATAAGAGGATACCGTAATCGTAGACGTCGCCTTCTCTTGACACCTTGCATCCCATTGTATATTCTGCCACAAATGTAGATCATAGTGCAGGTGAACTTTTGGAGTGCAGATCATTAAAGCAGAGTGTAATGGGCGTAAGAGTTATCATGCGGCTACCAAACTCACAAAAAGACCCATCAACATCTTTCACCTAAATAAACTTTCTCGCTTTAAAATAGAGATTACCTGGTGGAGCATAACCGATTGTTCCTCTTATGCCCATTGAGCTCGTTTGATTAGCCACGGTATCTGAGGATGATCCAAGGAGGAACTTTGCCAATCCAAAGTCACCAACATGGGCGACCATCTCAGCATCTAAGAGGATATTGCTCGGCTTTAGATCACAATGTATGATGGGGATGTGGCAATGGAGATGAAGATAATCCAGTGCAAAGGCGACATCAATAGCAATGTTTATCCTTTGAAAGAAATTCAATGTCCGGGTAGGCTCATTCCTGTGAGATGGTGTTGGGTttgggtgtagccacctttcgAGGCTTCCATTTTCCATGTACTCATAAACTAAGGccttaaaatcattttgctgatgattAATACCCGAGCAAACCGTCAATATCTTTAGAAGATTTCGATGTCTCACGTTCCTTAATGCCTCGCACTCCGCCAGGAAGCTCTTCAGAGCACCACGATGCACTAAATGAAGCACCTTCACTGCAACGGTTGTACCATTTTCCTCAAGTATCCCCTTGTAAACAAAGCCAAAGTTTCCAACACCGATCAAATTCATAGAAGAAAAATCATCGGTTGCATTTAAGAGTGCTCGATAAGATATGTTTGGACATGAATCATCCATGGAAGTTGAAATcggttcttttactttcttcttcaaccaacGAAGATATAGAAAAACCAGAGAAAGAGCTATTCCAAGAATGACGAAAGTAGCACAAGCCGACGATACCAATATAtggatttttcttctcttggagCGTTTGGAGATGCACTTGGGGAGGTGAAATGCTGGCAATCCCCCACAAAGCTCATCGTTTCCAATAATAGAAGTCGCGGTAGCATTCTTAAAGACTCCTTCAAGCGGTAGCATGCCTTCAAAGCTATTGTAagacaaattcaaaagtttcaagGACCGAAATAGTGCTAAAAATTCTGGAATCTGACCCGTCAAATTGTTGCGTGAAAGATCTAGCTCTTCAATACCTCCTAACGATACGAACGATTGAGGAATGGACCCACGGAAAAAGTTGCCCCCCATCCTCGGCGAGGTCAATCCAATACAATCCCCTAAACTATTTGGGATTTCACCTACCAACATGTTGTCGGAGATGTCTAACTCGGTCAGAGTTTTCAAGTTCCCTACTTCCATGGGTAGAACCCCACTCGGATGGTTCCGggacaagttcaaaataattgTTATCGAGGAGAGACCTATGAGCTGTGGGGGTATGGTACCACCGAGATTATTATTAGAAAGATCAAGCCACTGCAGAGATTGACACTTTGACAGATGTGAAGGAATTTCCCCATGAAAGTTGTTCCAACCGAGACCTAGTGTGATCAACTTGGTTAGATTTCCTAAAGAAGTTGGGATCGTCCCTCCCAGGTTGTTATCGATTAGCTGCAATACCTCTAGATTTTGTAGATTCCCGAAATTTGAGGGGACCTCACCCGAAAACTTGTTGGCATACATACCTAACCGGTACAGGTT
The sequence above is drawn from the Rhodamnia argentea isolate NSW1041297 chromosome 9, ASM2092103v1, whole genome shotgun sequence genome and encodes:
- the LOC115733308 gene encoding probable LRR receptor-like serine/threonine-protein kinase At3g47570, producing the protein MELAHFSFPQDLTLACRLLLSLVLALCSVQASSATNETDKLALLAFKAAVKDPYGGLASWNDTIGFCGWYGVTCGPRHRRVTVPRLKSLGLSGPISPHIGNLSFLSEIHLQNNSLVREIPPQVGRLRRLRLLQLDNNSPAGEIPRNMSACSKLEVLSIAFNQLTGVIPTELGSLSKLRGLSFYKNALSGNVPSSLGNLSSPQILELTENNLGGSIPEDLGRPTSLDTIIVGANRLSGTIPSSLFNLSSLTEFDVLNNRIQGKVIEAGNNTLSGKVPSFGNMHRLRRFAIFDNQLGSGNSEDLSFVCSLTNSTGLEFFGIDPNRLGGAPPKCIGNFSRALKSFSMNENLMFGEIPGEIGSLVNLYRLGMYANKFSGEVPSNFGNLQNLEVLQLIDNNLGGTIPTSLGNLTKLITLGLGWNNFHGEIPSHLSKCQSLQWLDLSNNNLGGTIPPQLIGLSSITIILNLSRNHPSGVLPMEVGNLKTLTELDISDNMLVGEIPNSLGDCIGLTSPRMGGNFFRGSIPQSFVSLGGIEELDLSRNNLTGQIPEFLALFRSLKLLNLSYNSFEGMLPLEGVFKNATATSIIGNDELCGGLPAFHLPKCISKRSKRRKIHILVSSACATFVILGIALSLVFLYLRWLKKKVKEPISTSMDDSCPNISYRALLNATDDFSSMNLIGVGNFGFVYKGILEENGTTVAVKVLHLVHRGALKSFLAECEALRNVRHRNLLKILTVCSGINHQQNDFKALVYEYMENGSLERWLHPNPTPSHRNEPTRTLNFFQRINIAIDVAFALDYLHLHCHIPIIHCDLKPSNILLDAEMVAHVGDFGLAKFLLGSSSDTVANQTSSMGIRGTIGYAPPEYTMGCKVSREGDVYDYGILLLEMFTGLSPTDDTFRDDLTLHSFVAEALHERVLEITNHILLQERENHSSPNGPRRWLSESDGIFQECLVTVYNIGVVCSNEVPGRRMSISGAANQLQKIREKLFARG